The following are from one region of the Gambusia affinis linkage group LG02, SWU_Gaff_1.0, whole genome shotgun sequence genome:
- the LOC122844420 gene encoding alpha-1,3-galactosyltransferase 2-like codes for MSNHRGSILGLFIFIILLALAFLSLYTRHLKALAFFKELPVPKESTPASIIDLDSKLKFSVRPHVQTQTSWNAPIMWELMFDDKLYDRMHKEAKTAVALTVFAVGRYLEAYLKTFLVSAEEHFMPGLPVTYFVFTDLPEEVPEITLAPRRNIRIVKVERHNRWQDISMMRMKTISEVIDKVLQHNFSYVFCFDVDQIFTGRFGSEALGESVALLHAHYYKLPKHRFTYDRNPKSKASMTAEGDFYYHAAIFGGTCEKVKALADFCYVNIMEDKLKNVEALWHDESHLNKYFWLFKPTKLLSPEYCWDNTISNAEDILIKRLVWAPKNYEKLRTR; via the exons ATGTCCAATCACAGAGGAAGCATCCTTGGACTCTTTATCTTCATTATTTTACTTGCATTAGCCTTCCTTTCTTTGTATACCAG GCATTTAAAAGCCCTTGCCTTTTTCAAAGAACTGCCTGTGCCAAAGGAATCAACACCAGCATCCATAATTGATTTGGATAGCAAACTTAAATTCAG cGTCAGGCCACATGTTCAGACTCAGACTTCCTGGAACGCACCTATTATGTGGGAACTGATGTTTGATGATAAACTTTATGACAGAATGCACAAAGAAGCCAAAACAGCTGTGGCCCTCACAGTTTTTGCTGTTGGAAG GTATCTGGAAGCCTATCTCAAAACATTCCTGGTTTCAGCAGAAGAACATTTCATGCCGGGATTACCTgtgacatattttgtttttacggATTTACCAGAGGAGGTGCCAGAAATTACCCTTGCTCCTCGACGAAACATCAGGATTGTCAAGGTAGAGAGGCACAACAGGTGGCAAGACATCTCTATGATGCGAATGAAGACAATATCAGAAGTAATCGACAAAGTTCTCCAGCACAACTTCTCTTATGTCTTCTGCTTTGATGTAGATCAGATATTTACAGGCAGATTTGGCTCTGAGGCTCTTGGGGAGTCAGTAGCTCTACTCCATGCTCACTATTACAAACTCCCAAAGCACAGGTTCACATATGACAGAAATCCAAAATCCAAAGCTTCCATGACTGCTGAAGGAGATTTCTACTACCATGCTGCAATTTTTGGAGGAACATGTGAAAAAGTGAAGGCTTTGGCAGATTTCTGTTATGTCAACATCATggaagacaaactgaaaaatgtagaGGCTTTATGGCACGATGAAAGTCACTTGAACAAGTACTTTTGGCTCTTCAAACCCACCAAGTTGCTCTCTCCTGAGTACTGCTGGGATAATACTATTAGCAATGCAGAAGACATACTCATCAAGCGCCTAGTATGGGCCCCAAAAAATTATGAGAAGCTTCGTACTCGGTAa